One window of the Methanofollis sp. genome contains the following:
- a CDS encoding NUDIX hydrolase: MTEGELPTFVRAIITDEEGRVLLLRRAEELKKYSGLWELPGGWVRPGESLPACLERTVFEETGLTLDLCGCSGSCESVWEGKTEVHQIWVAHPQRKEIRLAPGHTSSTWAGRDEIEMFRTVPWLTDAVRQVF, translated from the coding sequence ATGACGGAAGGCGAGTTGCCGACCTTTGTGCGGGCGATCATCACCGACGAGGAGGGGAGGGTCCTCCTTCTCAGGCGTGCAGAGGAGTTGAAAAAATATTCCGGCCTCTGGGAACTCCCCGGAGGCTGGGTGAGGCCGGGGGAATCTCTTCCCGCGTGCCTTGAGCGCACGGTCTTCGAGGAGACCGGGCTGACCCTCGATCTCTGCGGGTGCAGCGGGTCCTGCGAGTCGGTCTGGGAGGGAAAGACAGAGGTCCACCAGATCTGGGTGGCGCACCCGCAACGAAAGGAGATCCGCCTCGCACCCGGACACACGTCATCGACCTGGGCGGGCCGCGACGAGATCGAAATGTTCCGGACGGTCCCCTGGCTGACAGATGCGGTCAGGCAGGTCTTCTGA
- a CDS encoding type 1 glutamine amidotransferase domain-containing protein yields the protein MSRIAVLITDMFEDSEYTKPVQAFEEAGHEVVRLGLKAGATVAGKREGTQVQVDGAVRNATPDDFDALLIPGGFSPDILRGDAHAVEFVRSFVESGKPVFAICHGPQLLISAQVLEGRRVTGWRSIVQDLRNAGADYVDAEVVVDGNLVTSRQPADIPAFVRESLKKVK from the coding sequence ATGAGCCGTATTGCCGTCCTGATCACGGACATGTTCGAAGACTCTGAGTACACAAAGCCTGTGCAGGCGTTCGAAGAGGCCGGCCATGAGGTCGTTCGACTCGGGCTGAAGGCCGGGGCCACCGTCGCCGGCAAGAGAGAAGGGACACAGGTGCAGGTCGACGGGGCCGTCAGGAACGCGACGCCCGACGACTTCGACGCCCTCCTCATCCCCGGCGGATTCTCCCCCGACATCCTGAGGGGCGACGCCCATGCCGTGGAGTTCGTGCGGTCTTTCGTGGAGAGCGGAAAGCCGGTCTTTGCCATCTGCCACGGCCCGCAACTCCTGATCTCGGCGCAGGTGCTCGAAGGCAGGCGGGTCACCGGCTGGAGGTCGATCGTGCAGGACCTGCGGAATGCCGGTGCCGACTATGTCGACGCCGAGGTCGTCGTGGACGGAAACCTCGTCACCAGCAGGCAACCGGCCGACATCCCGGCATTCGTCAGGGAGTCGCTGAAAAAAGTGAAATGA
- the xerA gene encoding site-specific tyrosine recombinase/integron integrase: MADGDFSERIDAFMDYLRMRNYSKNTLDGYARVLKKFSHYVWLRRRGDCGDADALRTAWLSSEAPHLDTGVEVSRAMVTDFLSFLTSVQAYKPTSIRQFVSALSSFYLYLFTQEAVTVNPMPGMARPRIKEQEMKYLKHNQVMRLLKSIEKPRDRLIIRLIYATGVRVSELCAIDVGDIDFDEGTIRILGKGGKIRTVFVDEGTLAEVEDYIGNKIVGPLFVGQNGHHITPRTVQYIFEECAPPGITPHKIRHSYASELYRRSKNLRVVQENLGHASIKTTEIYLHTDLDERQAVYRQYFPLSHDGGRD, from the coding sequence ATGGCAGACGGAGATTTTTCCGAGCGGATCGACGCCTTCATGGACTACCTCAGAATGCGAAATTACTCGAAAAATACGCTTGACGGGTACGCCCGGGTCCTGAAAAAATTCTCCCACTATGTCTGGCTCAGGCGGCGGGGCGACTGTGGCGACGCGGATGCTCTCAGAACCGCATGGCTTTCTTCTGAGGCGCCGCACCTCGACACCGGGGTGGAAGTGTCCCGGGCCATGGTCACCGACTTCCTTTCTTTCCTGACGTCTGTGCAGGCGTATAAGCCGACGTCCATCCGCCAGTTCGTCTCAGCGCTCTCCTCATTCTATCTGTACCTCTTCACGCAGGAGGCAGTGACCGTCAATCCCATGCCGGGAATGGCCCGGCCCCGCATAAAAGAGCAGGAGATGAAATACCTGAAGCACAACCAGGTGATGCGCCTGCTGAAGTCCATCGAAAAACCGCGCGACCGCCTGATCATCCGTCTGATCTACGCGACCGGCGTCCGTGTCTCCGAACTCTGCGCCATCGATGTCGGCGACATCGACTTCGACGAGGGCACGATCAGGATCCTTGGAAAAGGAGGAAAAATCCGGACCGTTTTTGTCGACGAGGGTACTCTCGCGGAGGTGGAGGATTATATCGGGAATAAAATTGTGGGGCCGCTCTTTGTGGGCCAGAACGGCCACCATATCACGCCCCGCACCGTCCAGTATATCTTCGAAGAGTGCGCTCCTCCCGGCATCACGCCGCACAAGATCCGGCACTCCTATGCCTCTGAACTCTACCGGCGCTCGAAGAACCTCCGCGTCGTCCAGGAGAACCTCGGCCATGCCTCCATCAAGACGACCGAGATCTATCTGCATACCGACCTCGACGAGAGGCAGGCCGTGTATCGGCAGTACTTCCCGCTCTCGCATGACGGGGGGCGGGATTAA
- a CDS encoding DUF5806 family protein encodes MSDPADRTDEINKYRKFKKVEGSTYRRVNQFLRKHTYITAREWAIARLCADFQTTSGAEMTFVGAHLPELVPFMTEPYTPQAVNQARNAFKRKVKMAGATFFYGAMCGFFTPEELDDILFEASEVARFLMEIEGTALEIDDEIDVEDRVAEVMKNISRASSDLLKERTRRAESEEE; translated from the coding sequence ATGAGCGATCCCGCAGACCGCACCGACGAGATCAACAAATACCGGAAGTTCAAGAAGGTCGAGGGCTCTACCTACCGCCGGGTCAACCAGTTCCTGCGCAAACACACCTACATCACCGCGCGGGAGTGGGCGATCGCCCGTCTCTGTGCCGACTTCCAGACCACAAGCGGCGCGGAGATGACCTTCGTCGGTGCGCACCTGCCGGAACTCGTCCCCTTCATGACCGAACCCTACACCCCGCAGGCGGTGAACCAGGCCCGCAACGCCTTCAAGAGAAAGGTGAAGATGGCCGGGGCCACCTTCTTCTACGGTGCGATGTGCGGGTTTTTCACACCCGAAGAACTCGACGACATCCTCTTCGAGGCAAGCGAGGTGGCCCGCTTCCTCATGGAGATCGAGGGCACGGCCCTGGAGATCGACGACGAGATCGATGTCGAGGACAGAGTCGCCGAAGTCATGAAAAACATATCCCGTGCATCGTCCGACCTTCTTAAGGAACGGACCAGACGGGCAGAGAGCGAGGAGGAGTAA